One genomic region from Reichenbachiella ulvae encodes:
- a CDS encoding alpha/beta hydrolase → MMSIKYKSIGLILLMAVSVMACSQQAEKAEDITKEASFTSDYKTITVTKDIPYREGESDAWKLDLAMPANFGSELRPALVIVHGGGWRFGSKSVDVYQKMMVAYAQKGYVTINVEYRLTGEAEFPACIEDVKCAVRWLRAHADELNVDPNRIGSYGHSAGAHLSMMLAMVSDTANLEGDGGWDEYSSMVNVAGAGSPPTELGRDMPMAKKEWWPIGYIAAGHPPMFLIQGTEDKIVLPERTRDFVEKMKAAGATNLEYLEMEGDHGIAYNGQLDVTDPALEKFFDKYLKP, encoded by the coding sequence ATGATGAGTATAAAATATAAATCAATAGGACTGATTCTGCTGATGGCAGTGTCAGTCATGGCTTGCAGTCAGCAGGCTGAGAAAGCAGAAGATATAACGAAGGAAGCCAGCTTTACTTCGGACTATAAAACCATAACTGTAACCAAGGATATTCCATATAGAGAGGGAGAAAGTGATGCCTGGAAGCTTGATTTGGCTATGCCGGCCAATTTTGGGAGTGAATTGCGTCCGGCATTGGTGATTGTTCATGGTGGCGGTTGGCGTTTCGGTTCCAAGTCAGTAGATGTTTATCAAAAGATGATGGTCGCCTATGCCCAGAAAGGCTATGTAACGATCAATGTAGAATATAGATTAACCGGTGAAGCAGAGTTTCCTGCCTGTATCGAAGATGTCAAATGTGCCGTTCGCTGGTTGCGTGCACACGCGGATGAGCTCAACGTAGACCCCAATAGAATCGGTAGCTATGGTCATTCTGCCGGAGCACATTTGTCTATGATGCTGGCTATGGTGTCAGACACTGCCAACCTCGAAGGTGATGGTGGATGGGATGAATACTCCAGTATGGTCAATGTAGCAGGAGCAGGTTCTCCTCCTACAGAACTGGGTCGAGATATGCCTATGGCCAAAAAAGAATGGTGGCCGATCGGTTATATAGCCGCTGGTCATCCACCTATGTTTCTAATTCAGGGGACAGAAGACAAAATCGTATTACCAGAAAGAACTCGGGACTTTGTAGAAAAGATGAAAGCGGCAGGAGCGACTAATCTGGAATACCTAGAGATGGAAGGAGATCATGGTATCGCTTACAATGGACAGTTGGATGTGACGGATCCGGCACTGGAAAAATTCTTTGACAAATACCTGAAGCCTTAA
- a CDS encoding alpha-L-arabinofuranosidase C-terminal domain-containing protein encodes MKDYLQLLWTMIFGTALLSCTQNEERALTKPSIINIDLAQEGNEISEDLWGIFYEEINRSGDGGLYPEMIYNRAFEEKNIPHTLTYQDGVIKAPSKVDYESGRVKNWQTEFDVENKTDGWKLESNSEADASMKVVTASPLDPATPHSLLMDIQSNDGVKLVNGGFKGIAFTKGEKYDFLFYARPFAFTGPITASIVDTLGNVVATRAFDMSGNNEWDAYSFSFTSDVTNNALQLELTFGAAGQVCLDYISLLPQSTFMDRKGGLRKDIAQMLADLNPAFIRWPGGCVVEGCTMENRIKWWETIGPHITRKGEWDLWGYHNTYGFGYHEFLQLCEDVGASAMYVANAGVSCAARNGDYYEMDQMPEIVEQVLGSIEYAIGDVSTKWGAERAKNGHPEPFPLKYLEIGNENSGEIYAERYDMIYDAVREKYPDLEILNAHFFFTPEIPEYYTEEKIQMLDPHWYRDAEFFFANTQLFDTIPRGKFDIYAGEYACIQQGNMYGALSEAAFMTGMERNADIVKMASYAPLLENVNYRNWPTNLIHFKNDSVYGRSSYYVQKMFAENRPDVNLDTQLDWVFPEEKIIGGIGLESPSDLTIKDLIVDTEDDVDNASILSDENNWKVVKGTWTVNEEGLKAEAIPTLPQGQRAFDFEGDVTNSIHNEQIQAENLVMSFKVKRDSLFHGLKIKFGLKDDDHYFQINLFDPSWRWFPWLNANVENNPDLKLTASLQKAIKNSGGRFGRFGPATIDVGRFDKEFDFGMDKWYDIKVTVQGKLISLEVDGVSLGQIEYQRPQRQFAIAGYDKENGEVVVKVVNGEGTPFATQINLNNAANLEKTGEIIEMSAEEKDAENSFAEPMKVSPKTMAYDGFSSSFDMEFKPYSLTILKIKASK; translated from the coding sequence ATGAAAGACTACCTACAGTTATTATGGACCATGATTTTTGGGACGGCTCTTTTGAGTTGTACGCAAAATGAAGAAAGAGCCCTCACCAAACCATCCATTATCAATATTGACCTTGCTCAAGAAGGTAATGAAATTTCTGAGGATTTATGGGGGATTTTTTATGAGGAGATCAATCGATCTGGAGATGGTGGATTGTATCCTGAGATGATTTACAATCGGGCCTTTGAGGAAAAGAATATCCCTCACACACTGACCTATCAAGATGGGGTAATCAAGGCTCCTTCTAAAGTGGATTACGAATCAGGCAGGGTCAAAAACTGGCAGACAGAATTCGATGTTGAGAACAAGACTGATGGCTGGAAGTTAGAGAGCAATAGCGAAGCAGATGCTTCAATGAAAGTGGTTACAGCATCTCCACTTGATCCTGCTACACCTCATTCCTTACTGATGGATATCCAATCAAATGATGGAGTGAAGTTGGTCAATGGAGGTTTCAAAGGGATTGCATTCACAAAAGGAGAGAAGTACGATTTTCTATTTTATGCGCGTCCTTTTGCTTTTACCGGTCCTATTACCGCTTCTATTGTAGATACATTGGGCAATGTAGTGGCTACACGTGCGTTTGACATGTCTGGCAATAATGAATGGGATGCTTATTCCTTCTCATTTACCTCCGATGTGACTAACAATGCTCTTCAACTGGAGCTGACTTTTGGAGCTGCCGGTCAGGTTTGTCTTGACTACATTTCCTTGCTGCCGCAAAGTACTTTTATGGATAGAAAAGGTGGACTGAGAAAAGACATTGCACAAATGCTCGCAGACCTCAACCCAGCCTTCATTCGTTGGCCGGGAGGTTGTGTAGTAGAAGGCTGCACCATGGAAAACCGCATCAAATGGTGGGAAACCATCGGGCCGCATATCACTCGAAAAGGCGAGTGGGATCTTTGGGGCTACCACAATACTTATGGTTTTGGCTACCACGAGTTTTTGCAACTATGTGAGGATGTAGGTGCCAGCGCCATGTATGTGGCCAATGCAGGGGTTTCTTGTGCTGCCAGAAATGGTGACTACTATGAGATGGATCAAATGCCCGAAATCGTAGAGCAGGTATTAGGGTCGATAGAGTATGCTATCGGAGATGTAAGTACAAAATGGGGAGCAGAGAGAGCTAAAAATGGACATCCTGAACCATTCCCGCTCAAGTATCTGGAAATTGGGAATGAAAACTCAGGCGAGATCTATGCAGAGAGATATGATATGATCTATGATGCTGTCAGAGAGAAGTACCCAGATTTGGAAATCCTCAATGCGCATTTCTTTTTCACTCCAGAAATACCAGAATACTATACTGAAGAAAAAATTCAGATGTTGGACCCACATTGGTATCGCGATGCTGAGTTTTTCTTTGCTAACACCCAACTTTTTGACACCATCCCACGCGGTAAGTTTGATATCTATGCTGGTGAATATGCTTGCATTCAGCAGGGGAATATGTATGGGGCGCTGAGCGAGGCGGCTTTTATGACTGGCATGGAGAGAAATGCTGATATCGTGAAGATGGCTTCATATGCGCCACTGTTAGAAAATGTCAACTATAGAAATTGGCCGACGAACCTGATACATTTTAAAAATGATTCGGTATACGGTCGATCTTCTTATTATGTACAAAAGATGTTCGCCGAAAATCGCCCTGATGTGAATCTGGACACCCAATTGGACTGGGTATTTCCAGAAGAAAAAATAATCGGTGGTATTGGATTGGAGTCGCCTTCTGATTTGACAATCAAGGATTTAATAGTAGATACCGAAGATGATGTTGATAATGCATCGATCCTTAGCGATGAGAACAATTGGAAGGTGGTCAAAGGCACCTGGACAGTAAATGAGGAAGGGCTGAAAGCAGAGGCGATTCCAACACTACCTCAAGGGCAGCGCGCCTTTGATTTCGAAGGAGATGTAACCAATTCCATCCACAATGAGCAGATCCAGGCAGAAAACCTGGTGATGTCCTTTAAGGTCAAAAGAGATAGCCTGTTCCATGGGCTGAAAATCAAATTCGGTCTGAAGGATGACGACCATTATTTCCAGATTAATCTTTTCGATCCTTCGTGGAGATGGTTTCCATGGCTCAATGCAAACGTGGAAAATAATCCAGATTTGAAATTGACAGCCTCCTTGCAAAAGGCTATCAAGAATTCAGGAGGTAGGTTTGGTAGATTCGGTCCTGCTACCATTGATGTAGGCCGATTTGATAAGGAATTTGATTTTGGCATGGACAAATGGTATGATATAAAAGTGACTGTTCAGGGCAAATTGATCAGTCTTGAAGTGGACGGGGTTAGCCTGGGTCAGATCGAATACCAAAGACCACAAAGACAATTTGCCATTGCCGGATATGACAAAGAAAATGGTGAAGTAGTGGTGAAAGTAGTCAATGGAGAAGGAACTCCATTTGCTACTCAAATCAATTTAAACAATGCGGCTAATCTGGAGAAAACAGGAGAAATCATAGAGATGTCTGCCGAAGAGAAAGATGCAGAAAATAGTTTCGCTGAGCCTATGAAGGTATCCCCTAAAACTATGGCTTATGATGGGTTTAGTTCATCTTTTGACATGGAGTTCAAACCATATTCATTGACTATCCTAAAAATCAAAGCAAGCAAATGA
- a CDS encoding carboxylesterase/lipase family protein, whose product MKTKALLIIISVIIFSCSEQDPSIVEVEGGVLKGTVEGDLRVFKGIPFAQPPVGDLRWKAPQPPEKWDGIRQAVEYAPSPIQGGNPPSGKSEDCLYLNVWTRAQSNQDKLPVMVWIYGGGFGAGTTADPVCSGVELTKEGVVVVAIAYRVGILGFLAHPVLSAESPNGVSGNYGIQDQIAGLQWVQNNIEAFGGDPKNVTIFGESAGGISVSMLCASPLAEGLFHRAISQSGGSFGPTRATTYPGENMKTLEMAHADGKAYVKRAGGNSIEELRQIPADSLPGGRGWPIVDGHVIPDVQHKLYEKGKYNDVPVMIGYNSDEGASFTWSRSPEDFVKGIERRYGKFADTLLSVYPMGENKITRTARDLNRDAAFGWQTWVWAELQSQTGKSPVYYYYFDQHPEYPEDSPKYGYGSPHGQEVAYAFGTLDEIEKPNDFIQVDSALSETMVSYWTNFSKYGDPNGENLPQWSAYTHSNPKVMYLDADPHMGTVPSEESMMVLDSYFKWRMTAEGQVMN is encoded by the coding sequence ATGAAGACTAAAGCACTATTAATTATTATTTCTGTAATCATCTTTTCATGTTCTGAACAAGATCCTTCGATCGTAGAGGTAGAAGGAGGTGTGCTGAAAGGTACGGTTGAGGGTGATTTACGGGTGTTCAAAGGGATTCCTTTTGCTCAACCCCCTGTTGGTGATTTAAGATGGAAAGCGCCTCAGCCTCCTGAAAAATGGGATGGGATTCGACAAGCAGTGGAGTATGCACCCTCGCCAATTCAAGGAGGAAATCCACCGTCTGGCAAAAGCGAAGATTGTTTGTACTTAAATGTATGGACCAGAGCTCAATCCAATCAAGACAAACTACCCGTGATGGTTTGGATTTATGGAGGAGGTTTCGGTGCTGGAACTACAGCCGATCCTGTTTGCAGTGGTGTGGAACTAACCAAAGAGGGTGTTGTAGTAGTAGCCATTGCTTATCGTGTGGGGATTCTTGGCTTTTTGGCGCATCCTGTGCTGAGTGCCGAATCACCTAATGGCGTGTCAGGTAATTATGGAATACAAGATCAGATTGCAGGACTGCAATGGGTGCAAAACAACATCGAAGCTTTTGGTGGTGACCCCAAAAATGTCACCATTTTCGGTGAATCAGCTGGCGGTATTTCTGTGAGTATGCTATGTGCATCTCCATTGGCAGAAGGGCTGTTTCATAGAGCTATCTCGCAGAGTGGAGGCTCATTTGGTCCGACAAGAGCAACTACCTACCCTGGAGAAAACATGAAAACCCTCGAAATGGCTCATGCAGATGGAAAGGCTTACGTAAAGCGTGCTGGAGGTAACTCTATAGAAGAATTGCGTCAAATACCTGCTGATAGTTTGCCAGGAGGTAGAGGTTGGCCTATTGTGGATGGCCATGTCATACCTGATGTGCAGCATAAGTTATATGAGAAGGGAAAATACAACGATGTACCAGTGATGATTGGGTACAACTCTGACGAAGGAGCCAGTTTTACATGGAGTCGTTCTCCAGAAGATTTCGTCAAGGGGATAGAGAGGCGTTATGGAAAGTTTGCTGATACTTTGCTTTCTGTTTACCCTATGGGTGAGAATAAAATTACCCGAACTGCCCGTGATTTGAATCGCGATGCAGCGTTTGGGTGGCAAACATGGGTATGGGCAGAGTTGCAGTCCCAAACGGGCAAATCACCTGTTTACTATTATTATTTCGATCAGCACCCAGAGTATCCAGAGGATTCTCCGAAATATGGCTATGGATCACCCCACGGTCAGGAGGTAGCTTATGCTTTCGGTACCTTGGACGAAATAGAAAAGCCAAATGATTTTATTCAGGTGGACAGCGCACTATCAGAAACGATGGTAAGCTATTGGACCAATTTCAGCAAGTATGGCGATCCCAATGGCGAAAATTTGCCGCAATGGTCCGCCTATACTCATTCAAATCCAAAGGTAATGTACCTGGATGCAGATCCTCATATGGGGACAGTGCCAAGTGAAGAATCGATGATGGTATTAGACAGTTATTTCAAATGGAGAATGACAGCAGAAGGGCAAGTGATGAATTAA
- a CDS encoding poly(ethylene terephthalate) hydrolase family protein produces the protein MIRRLIVSCFLCLCSLATYSQIVKTKLIDNGGNGPYKAIAVSEKTLPDFVVYRPENLKKAVKKEGTLPILVFANGACANTSITHEKVLSEIASHGYIVVAIGALKMSNDENWASTEAQMLVDAMDWVVNQNENESGDYYQRLDLSKIAAGGQSCGGAQVMAVAGDARIKTYMMFNSGMGDMTMAGASTESLALVHGSVIYIVGGEEDIATNNARLDYERINHVPVTFANMLDGNHGGTFNEQYGGAFARMALHWLDWQLKGAADQSAVFLESDLSDFKNWSMDTKNFTN, from the coding sequence ATGATAAGAAGACTAATAGTAAGTTGTTTCTTGTGTTTATGCAGTCTGGCTACATATTCACAAATTGTAAAAACCAAGCTGATCGATAATGGTGGAAATGGTCCTTATAAGGCCATAGCGGTATCGGAGAAAACCTTGCCGGATTTTGTGGTGTACCGACCCGAAAACCTCAAGAAGGCGGTCAAGAAAGAAGGGACATTACCCATATTAGTTTTTGCCAATGGTGCCTGTGCCAATACATCCATTACTCATGAAAAGGTATTGTCAGAGATTGCTTCCCATGGATATATCGTGGTAGCCATTGGTGCTTTGAAAATGTCCAATGATGAGAACTGGGCTAGCACAGAAGCTCAAATGTTGGTGGATGCCATGGATTGGGTAGTGAATCAGAATGAAAATGAGTCAGGAGATTATTATCAGAGGCTAGACTTAAGCAAAATAGCAGCCGGGGGTCAGTCCTGTGGTGGTGCTCAAGTAATGGCAGTAGCAGGTGATGCTCGCATCAAAACTTACATGATGTTTAACTCAGGCATGGGGGATATGACCATGGCAGGAGCGAGTACCGAATCTTTGGCCCTTGTGCATGGAAGCGTCATCTACATCGTAGGGGGTGAAGAAGATATCGCCACCAACAATGCCAGGCTCGACTATGAGCGAATCAATCATGTACCTGTGACCTTTGCCAATATGCTGGATGGGAATCATGGGGGTACATTCAATGAACAGTATGGTGGCGCCTTTGCTCGAATGGCGCTCCACTGGCTCGACTGGCAATTGAAAGGAGCGGCTGACCAGTCAGCAGTATTCCTGGAGAGTGATCTGTCCGATTTCAAGAATTGGTCTATGGATACCAAAAACTTTACCAACTAA
- a CDS encoding glycoside hydrolase family 43 protein, with protein sequence MKSSYLCLVVSALFFLSCEKPCKDLSYNNPIVGQRADPWVQKVEDTYYMVATAPEYDRIEIRKADSINALGSAEAKVIWRKHETGIMGAHIWAPELHRIDGTWYIYFAAGDAENVWNIRMYALSNPSEDPTQGEWKEEGRIYSQGDSFSLDATTFEHNGTRYYIWAQSTPPKSGTSLFMAEMDGPTKLNEKEIIITTPEYEWERKGYNVNEGPAVIKRNGKIFVTYSASATDANYCIGLLWADEKADLMNPDSWSKSETPVFSTNPEVRRFGPGHSCFTVSEDGKSDVLIYHARVYEQIRGNSLYDFNRHTRARVFTWDEKGFPDFGQDLKD encoded by the coding sequence TTGAAGAGTTCTTATTTGTGTTTAGTTGTTTCTGCATTGTTTTTCCTCTCTTGTGAAAAGCCTTGCAAAGATCTGTCCTACAACAACCCCATCGTGGGGCAGCGGGCAGATCCATGGGTGCAAAAGGTAGAGGATACCTACTATATGGTCGCTACGGCTCCTGAGTATGATCGCATCGAAATCCGAAAAGCAGACAGTATCAATGCCCTGGGGTCAGCAGAAGCAAAAGTGATCTGGCGGAAACATGAAACCGGAATCATGGGGGCTCATATCTGGGCACCCGAGCTTCACCGCATTGATGGCACATGGTATATCTACTTTGCTGCCGGGGACGCGGAAAATGTATGGAATATCAGGATGTACGCCCTATCCAACCCCTCTGAAGATCCAACGCAAGGAGAATGGAAAGAAGAAGGAAGGATCTACTCTCAGGGAGATTCATTTTCTCTGGATGCTACCACTTTCGAGCACAATGGCACGCGATATTATATCTGGGCACAGAGTACACCGCCTAAGAGCGGAACCTCGCTCTTCATGGCAGAGATGGATGGGCCGACTAAGTTGAACGAGAAAGAAATCATCATCACCACTCCAGAGTACGAATGGGAAAGGAAGGGGTATAACGTGAATGAGGGCCCGGCAGTGATCAAACGAAACGGCAAGATCTTCGTGACCTATTCGGCCAGTGCTACAGATGCCAATTATTGCATCGGTTTGCTTTGGGCAGATGAAAAGGCTGATTTGATGAATCCTGATTCATGGAGTAAATCTGAAACGCCAGTCTTCTCTACCAACCCTGAGGTCAGACGATTTGGTCCGGGTCACAGCTGCTTTACGGTCTCGGAGGATGGTAAGAGTGACGTTTTGATCTACCATGCCAGGGTATATGAGCAGATCAGAGGAAACTCTTTATATGATTTTAACAGGCATACCAGAGCGAGAGTATTTACCTGGGATGAAAAAGGCTTTCCAGACTTTGGACAAGACCTAAAGGATTAG
- a CDS encoding BNR repeat-containing protein, which yields MKNSKWLFIWICLGWNISSCERSNPSITQVGEGWASNSVNAVIFRRNSLSTYEDTQYASYYDKDQNMVLAKRPLGSDQWQVKPTQFKGNTKDAHNSISIAVDGEGFLHVAWDHHNTPLRYSRSVEPGSLELKDEMPMTGEQESDVTYPEFYRLPSGDLLFLYRSGESGNGNLVMKRYDVTKESWSLVQDNLIDGEGQRNAYWQACVDGEGTIHLSWVWRETWDVATNHDLCYARSKDGGLTWENSKGEPYSLPINISNAEVAWEIPQKSELINQTSMTADAAGQPIIASYWKEGADASPQYHIVYKEDGAWKSAQVSQRQGNFSLSGGGTKKIPISRPQVLSKEGKGEQQVLLLFRDEERDNKVSVFTNQTFPSGEWEAKDLTQSSVGSWEPSYDTELWKTQGSLSLFVQKVTQVDGEGLAENQAEMVYVLDWDIN from the coding sequence ATGAAAAATTCAAAGTGGTTGTTCATTTGGATATGCCTGGGCTGGAACATTAGCAGTTGCGAGCGCAGCAATCCATCCATCACACAAGTGGGGGAAGGATGGGCGAGCAATTCGGTGAATGCCGTGATTTTTCGTCGCAATTCTTTGTCCACATATGAAGATACACAGTACGCCTCGTACTATGACAAGGACCAGAATATGGTACTTGCGAAACGTCCCCTGGGGTCGGATCAATGGCAGGTCAAGCCAACACAGTTCAAAGGCAATACTAAAGATGCGCACAACTCGATCAGCATAGCAGTAGATGGTGAGGGCTTCTTGCATGTCGCCTGGGATCATCACAATACTCCCTTGCGCTACAGCCGTAGTGTGGAGCCTGGATCATTAGAGCTGAAGGATGAAATGCCAATGACCGGTGAACAGGAAAGTGATGTCACATATCCGGAGTTTTATCGTCTGCCATCGGGTGATTTGCTTTTTCTGTATCGCTCGGGCGAGTCGGGCAATGGCAATCTGGTGATGAAGCGCTATGATGTTACCAAAGAAAGTTGGAGCCTGGTTCAGGACAACTTGATTGATGGTGAAGGGCAGCGAAATGCTTACTGGCAAGCATGTGTAGATGGGGAAGGTACAATTCACCTTTCCTGGGTATGGAGAGAAACATGGGATGTCGCTACGAACCATGATTTGTGCTATGCGAGATCTAAGGACGGCGGGCTAACCTGGGAAAACTCAAAAGGAGAGCCTTATAGTCTGCCGATCAATATCAGCAATGCAGAAGTGGCCTGGGAAATTCCTCAAAAGAGCGAACTTATCAATCAGACTTCTATGACAGCTGATGCAGCAGGTCAGCCGATTATTGCCAGTTATTGGAAGGAGGGGGCAGATGCTTCTCCTCAATATCATATCGTCTACAAAGAAGATGGGGCCTGGAAGAGTGCTCAGGTGTCGCAGCGCCAGGGCAATTTTTCCCTCAGTGGAGGAGGAACTAAGAAAATTCCAATTTCGAGACCGCAAGTGCTGAGTAAAGAGGGTAAAGGAGAGCAGCAAGTATTACTACTTTTCAGAGACGAGGAACGAGACAACAAAGTCTCAGTTTTTACGAATCAGACTTTCCCATCGGGTGAGTGGGAAGCGAAAGACTTAACCCAAAGTAGTGTGGGATCATGGGAGCCTTCCTATGATACCGAGCTTTGGAAGACTCAGGGGAGCTTGAGTTTGTTTGTTCAAAAAGTGACGCAAGTGGATGGTGAAGGTCTGGCAGAGAACCAGGCAGAAATGGTCTACGTGCTTGATTGGGATATTAATTAA
- a CDS encoding DUF2264 domain-containing protein, which translates to MKRLTAVLLLAGLWGCNQQTEKQVIEEAKSENIFEVVNPDYETSPYTGMTRQHWKDAALYLLKGAFSYVDDLDDPMKFPKLPGKSYPQKESQVPTEKLEGICRTLFVAAPLLKDDPELEIGGIGVAEYYRHQILNLLDSTHASYIPHRREDQGPTQILVEFGALGMSLFVAPDILWDPLSQEDKDRLAATMLSYGDGPTVPSNWKFFNIFVLSFFKDQGYEVNEELLVHYLNKSLEHYRADGWYNDAPAYDYYSMWAFQLYGSMWSEVFGKEHYPEIAAKFLDYFDDMIDNYPYLFSEDGEMIMFGRSISYRMGSIAPFPFMGQLEDKEINLGWLRRISSGVMLQFLQHPEFMQDNVPTLGFYGHFEPAVQNYSCRGSVYWMGKAFLGLLIPEDSPFWTAKENNGPWEDTFQDDQVYNKYQEISNLLITDYPGIGASEVRIWCHEKVADDWQKFRSTENYNRLAYNSAFPWQADGQKGEVAMNYLIKNAKAEWEAFRLYTFQKYEEDIYYRDVVLETDENIKMQLAEMTLPNGILRVDKNLSDKAVDMRMGHYALPDLGQGISSTLQTVGEYQATIIDNGEYQLAMVPLLGWSETETVATQGLHPVSDSSKVINVSTSFDPAGEHIHATLMLWKRSGEEWTEKELMPVATIDVQDEGQSVQLSFIDGKSRSVDFN; encoded by the coding sequence ATGAAAAGACTAACAGCAGTATTGCTGCTAGCAGGCCTATGGGGCTGCAATCAGCAAACCGAGAAGCAGGTAATAGAAGAAGCTAAGTCAGAGAATATTTTTGAAGTAGTCAACCCAGACTATGAAACGAGTCCCTATACCGGGATGACACGTCAGCACTGGAAGGATGCGGCGCTCTACTTGCTAAAAGGAGCATTTAGCTATGTAGATGACCTGGATGACCCTATGAAATTCCCGAAGTTGCCGGGTAAGAGTTATCCACAAAAAGAATCTCAGGTGCCTACAGAAAAACTGGAAGGGATCTGTCGGACCTTGTTCGTAGCAGCACCCTTACTAAAGGATGATCCAGAACTAGAAATAGGCGGTATAGGAGTGGCAGAATATTACCGTCACCAGATTTTGAATTTACTAGACTCGACGCATGCGTCCTACATTCCTCACAGGAGAGAAGATCAGGGACCTACGCAAATATTGGTAGAATTTGGTGCTTTGGGTATGTCACTCTTTGTAGCACCGGATATTCTTTGGGACCCATTGAGTCAGGAAGACAAGGACAGACTGGCAGCCACTATGCTTAGCTATGGCGATGGGCCTACTGTACCTAGCAACTGGAAGTTCTTCAACATCTTCGTGCTTAGCTTTTTCAAAGATCAGGGCTATGAAGTCAATGAGGAGCTACTCGTGCATTACCTCAACAAATCCCTGGAACACTATCGTGCCGATGGTTGGTACAACGACGCACCGGCTTACGACTACTACAGCATGTGGGCATTTCAGCTTTATGGATCTATGTGGAGCGAGGTTTTTGGGAAAGAACACTATCCTGAGATCGCTGCAAAGTTTTTGGACTATTTCGATGATATGATTGACAACTATCCGTACCTGTTTAGCGAGGATGGGGAGATGATCATGTTTGGTCGCAGCATCAGCTATCGCATGGGCTCGATTGCTCCTTTTCCATTCATGGGACAACTAGAGGACAAAGAGATCAATTTGGGTTGGTTGCGTAGAATCTCATCTGGGGTGATGTTGCAGTTTTTACAGCACCCGGAGTTCATGCAAGACAATGTGCCTACGCTTGGGTTTTATGGACACTTTGAGCCGGCTGTGCAGAACTACAGCTGCCGAGGCAGTGTCTACTGGATGGGCAAAGCCTTTCTGGGGCTTTTGATCCCGGAGGACAGTCCTTTCTGGACTGCCAAAGAAAACAATGGTCCATGGGAGGATACCTTTCAGGACGATCAGGTCTACAACAAATATCAGGAAATCAGCAACCTGCTGATTACGGATTACCCAGGTATAGGCGCATCGGAAGTGCGTATTTGGTGTCATGAGAAAGTGGCCGATGATTGGCAGAAGTTCCGCTCCACAGAAAACTACAACCGCCTCGCTTACAACAGTGCCTTTCCCTGGCAAGCTGATGGACAGAAGGGGGAAGTAGCGATGAACTACCTGATCAAGAATGCCAAGGCGGAATGGGAGGCCTTTAGGCTTTACACCTTTCAGAAGTATGAAGAGGATATCTATTATCGCGACGTGGTGCTGGAGACAGATGAAAATATCAAGATGCAGCTCGCCGAAATGACGCTACCTAATGGCATCCTGCGAGTGGATAAAAATTTAAGTGATAAAGCCGTCGACATGCGAATGGGGCACTATGCTCTGCCCGATCTGGGCCAGGGTATTTCCAGCACGCTGCAGACTGTGGGTGAGTATCAAGCGACCATTATCGACAATGGCGAATATCAACTTGCAATGGTTCCACTGCTGGGATGGAGTGAAACAGAAACTGTCGCTACTCAAGGATTGCACCCTGTGAGCGATAGCAGTAAGGTGATCAATGTCTCGACTTCATTTGATCCAGCTGGAGAGCATATTCATGCGACTTTGATGCTATGGAAAAGATCTGGTGAGGAATGGACAGAAAAGGAATTAATGCCTGTGGCCACTATAGATGTTCAGGATGAAGGCCAGTCGGTACAACTTTCTTTCATAGATGGAAAGAGTCGATCGGTTGATTTTAACTAA